Sequence from the Coxiella endosymbiont of Amblyomma sculptum genome:
GAAAAAGGCAGCTGAAGATTATTTAGGGCATTCTGTGGAAGATGCTGTGATAACAGTACCGGCTTACTTTAATGATTCCCAGCGTCAAGCGACTAAGGATGCAGGAAAGATCGCAAATCTTAATGTAAAACGTATCATTAACGAGCCTACTGCCGCGGCGTTGGCTTACGGAATGGACAAGAAAAAAGGAGATCGTAAAATCGCCGTTTATGATTTGGGCGGAGGAACGTTTGATATTTCTATCATAGAGATTGCCGAAGTAGATGGAGAACATCAATTTGAGGTTTTGGCTACGAATGGCGATACCTTTCTAGGAGGAGAAGATTTTGATCTTAGATTGATTGATTACTTGGCCAGCGAGTTTAAGAGAGATGTTGGCGTAGATTTGCATAGCGATCCTCTAGCGCTACAGAGATTGAAAGAAGCAGCTGAAAAAGCAAAGATTGAACTTTCGTCTAGTCAACAAACCGACGTTAACCTACCTTATATTACCGCAGATGCTTCTGGCCCTAAGCATTTGAATATTCGTATCACTCGGGCTAAATTAGAGTCGTTGGTGGAAGATTTGATTGAAAAAACTATTGAACCTTGTAGGATAGCGATTAAAGACACCGGGCTTAAAGTTTCTGAAATCGACGATGTGATTCTGGTTGGTGGCCAGACTCGTATGCCGAAGGTTCAAGAAGCTGTTAGAATCTTCTTTGGAAAAGAAGCGCGTAAAGATGTAAATCCGGATGAGGCAGTAGCTATTGGAGCAGCTATTCAGGGAGCGGTGTTATCTGGAGAAGTGAAAGATGTATTGTTACTTGATGTTACGCCTCTGTCTTTGGGAATTGAAACTCTGGGTGGGGTTATGACTAAATTGATTGATAAAAACACCACAATTCCAACAAAGGCCAATCAGATATTTTCAACCGCCGAAGATAATCAGACAGCCGTTACAGTTCATGTTTTACAAGGAGAGAGAGAAATGGCTTCGGCGAATAAATCGTTAGGTCGTTTCGATCTTACGGATATTCCACCAGCGCCGCGTGGTGTGTCTCAGATTGAAGTAACGTTTGATATTGACGCAAACGGTATTCTTCATGTGTCAGCGAAGGATAAGGCAACTGGTAAGGAGCAATCCATTGTAATTAAAGCTTCCAGTGGTTTATCGGATGAAGAAGTTGGTAGAATGGTAAAAGATGCTGAAACGCATCGAGAGATGGACCGCAAATTTCATGAGTTGGTAAATGCTAGAAATCAAGCCGATGCAATGATTCATGCTTCCGAAAAAGCTGTAAAAGACTTAGGAAACAAAGATGATGGAATATCATCTGACGAAAAGGATTCCATCGAGAAAGCAGTTAAAGAGCTTAGAGAAGTAATGAAAGGAAATGATAAAGGTGCGATCGAGGAGAAAACAAAGGTGTTAGCAGAGTATTCTTCTAAACTGGCTGAACGTGTTTATGCTAAGAAAAATACTGAATCCGACTCGCGTGGTGCAAGAAGCTCTTCTAAAGAATCCAAAACTGGAAGAGAAGATGTAGTTGATGCTGAATTTAAGGAGGTCAAAGACGAAAAGCAGACGCATGTGAATGAAGACAATAAATAAGCGAAAGAAAAAACTGCAGGAACAGTTAGTTTTTCTTGTGTTTTTGGTCTTACGAATCTTACAATTTTCACTCAGCCTCTGGTTTGGTCTTTCCTTGGAAAGAAATTGGGAGGAATGTGTCTTCCATGGAAAAGCGTGATTACTACGAAGTTCTCGGGGTTAGTCGTACAGCAACGGATGGAGAAATTAAAAAGGCCTTCCGTCGTTTAGCAATGAAATATCATCCGGATCGAAATCCGGGAGATAAAGATGCGGAAATAAAATTTAAGGAAGCACGAGAAGCTTAT
This genomic interval carries:
- the dnaK gene encoding molecular chaperone DnaK, whose protein sequence is MAETIGIDLGTTNSCVAVMEGGKVRVIENAEGSRTTPSTVAYTKDGEVLVGASAKRQAVTNPNRTLFAIKRLIGRRFDDVVVQKDIKMVPYKISRASNGDAWVRVVGKDGQQEDLAPPQISAQVLMKMKKAAEDYLGHSVEDAVITVPAYFNDSQRQATKDAGKIANLNVKRIINEPTAAALAYGMDKKKGDRKIAVYDLGGGTFDISIIEIAEVDGEHQFEVLATNGDTFLGGEDFDLRLIDYLASEFKRDVGVDLHSDPLALQRLKEAAEKAKIELSSSQQTDVNLPYITADASGPKHLNIRITRAKLESLVEDLIEKTIEPCRIAIKDTGLKVSEIDDVILVGGQTRMPKVQEAVRIFFGKEARKDVNPDEAVAIGAAIQGAVLSGEVKDVLLLDVTPLSLGIETLGGVMTKLIDKNTTIPTKANQIFSTAEDNQTAVTVHVLQGEREMASANKSLGRFDLTDIPPAPRGVSQIEVTFDIDANGILHVSAKDKATGKEQSIVIKASSGLSDEEVGRMVKDAETHREMDRKFHELVNARNQADAMIHASEKAVKDLGNKDDGISSDEKDSIEKAVKELREVMKGNDKGAIEEKTKVLAEYSSKLAERVYAKKNTESDSRGARSSSKESKTGREDVVDAEFKEVKDEKQTHVNEDNK